CGTTTACTATCGAAAATGAGACGGACGGCGGTGAAGAGCTCAGGATGAAATACAGGTATCTGGATCTGAGAAGAGCGGTCCTGAAGAACAATATGATGCTTCGCCACAGGATGGCCCAGGAGATCAGGAAATACCTGGATGAACAGAGCTTTCTGGAGGTGGAAACGCCTTTCCTGATCAAGTCCACCCCTGAAGGAGCAAGGGATTTTGTGGTTCCCTCAAGGATGAATCCCGGTGAATTCTATGCCCTTCCCCAAAGTCCGCAGACCTTTAAACAGTTGTTGATGATTGCCGGTTATGACAAGTATTTCCAGATCGTCAAATGTTTTCGGGATGAAGATCTCCGTGCCGACAGGCAGCCGGAATTCACACAACTTGACTGCGAGATGACTTTCGTCGATCAGGAAGATGTGCTCAATACATTTGAAGGACTGGCAAAACACTTATTACAGGTAATAAACAATTACAATTACGATGAAAGCTTCCCACGGATCACTTACGACGATGCCATGAATTATTACGGTACCGATAAGCCCGATCTCCGGTTCGATATGAAAATATCGGATATCACCGGTATTGTTCAGGGAAAAGGTTTCAAGGTCTTTGACAATGCAGAATATGTAGGTGGAATCAATGCCAAAGGCTGTGCTTCCTATAGCCGGAAACAACTCGACGAGCTCACCGCTTTTGTCCAGAAGCCCCAGGTTGGAGCAAAAGGGCTTGTTTACGTAAAATATAATGAGGATGGAACGCTGAAGTCATCAGTGGATAAGTTTTTCGGACAGGAAGATTTGAAAAAGTGGGCTGAAGCCATGAGTGCCTGTCCCGGTGATCTGTTGCTGATTCTTGCCGGAGAAAGGGTTAATACTTTAACGGCTTTGGGTATTTTGCGGCTGGAGATAGGAAATAGACTTGGATTAAGGGATCCGGAGAAATATGCCCCTGCCTGGGTTGTAGATTTTCCCCTATTGGAATGGGATGAGGAAGAAAGCCGCTATGTGGCCATGCATCATCCGTTTACTTCACCTAAAGATGAGGATATTCCGCTTTATGATAGTGACCCTGGTAAGATGCGGGCCAATGCCTATGATTTTGTCATCAACGGGGCAGAAATTGGCGGAGGCTCCATTCGTATTCATGACCGTAAGTTGCAGGAAAAGATGTTTTATACACTGGGCATTTCCAAAGAAGAAGCCAACGAAAAATTTGGATTTCTCCTGGATGCTTTTAGATACGGCGCTCCACCACATGGGGGCATTGCATTTGGGTTCGACCGGTGGTGCGCTGTTATGGGAGGTTCTGATTCAATCCGGGATTTCATTGCCTTTCCCAAAAACAATTCGGGCCGTGATCTGATGATCAATACACCTTCCAGAATCTCCCCGGAGCAATTGAAAGAGCTTCATATCCAAATTATGGAATCTAATGATAAAAAATAAAAGCTGGAATAATTCGGGTTAGATTTCCGTTGATATTTAGAATAATTAAAAATAAAGGGTGCAGGCTAAAATTTGACTTGATTTGTTAATAAATTTGCCCCCGGTTTCGTTTAGAAATATTGTTATCGAATACCTTTACGGAATGGCGTTCCAAAAAAAATAACAAATAAGCACCATGTTGGAAGTTGAGCAATACAACAATAAGTATTACTTGTCATTTGGAGAAATTGACAAGTTCAATGTGTATAATGCCAAACAAGTTGAACAGGAACTGATGGAATACGTGAAGAAACCGGAAGTAAATGTAATTTTGAACCTGGATAATGTATCATTTATTGACAGTTACGCATTTGAAACGCTGCTGAATGTACTCAGAAATGCGAAAATCAACAATACGAATTTTGAACTGGCACATGTTTCACACGGCGCAATGGAACTGATCAAGGTGATGCAGTTGGATAACGTATTCAATATCAAGGCCAACAACCACAATTAATAGTCTTTGTGCGCTTTATGATGAAAGTACTTTAACGGCTTTCTTCATTAAGCGCCTCCCAATATTCCAGAGCCCTTCTTGTATGAGGGATAACAATGGTACCACCCACCAAATTTGCAATAGAAAATATTTCGTACATTGCTTCATTGGAAATGCCTTCTTTATGGCATTGCTCCAGGTGGTAACTGATGCAGTCATCGCAACGCAATACCATTGAGGCCACCAGCCCCAGCATTTCCTTGGTTTCGGAATTCAATGCCCCGCTCATATAGGCATTGGTGTCCAGGTTCATGATGCGCTTGATTACTTTGTTGTCGGTTTGCTGTAATTTGTGGTTCATTTTTTCCCGATACTCGCGGAATTCTTTTGGCCTATCAGTCATGGATTAAATCATTTTATATTTTACAATACCCGAACAATAACCGAAACCCGGGACCCGGAACTTGAGTAAATTTTGGAAACCTTTAATCTTCTATTACTTTTCCCCGCAATGTTGCAGGTGTCGAATCCTCTATTCTTATTTTGGCAAAATCTCCCGGTTTGAGGCCGTCTTTTGGGAAGACCACCACCTGATTCTGGGAATTTCTCCCGAAGTATTCGTCGTTAGATTTTTTTGAGGTACCTTCCACAAGTACCGTAAAATTGTTTCCAGTAGATTTTTTCTTATTAACAGATCCTATCTGATTTTGAAGTTCGATGATCTCGTTAAGCCTTCGTTTTTTGGTATCTTCCGGCACATCATCTTCCATTTTTCTGGCCGCTCTTGTTCCTGGTCTTTCAGAATATTTGAACATGTAAGCAAAATCGTAGTTAACATATTCCATAAGAGAAAGTGTTGCCTTATGATCTTCTTCCGTTTCCGTACAAAAGCCTGCCATGATATCGGTGGTGATTTCAGCATCGGGTAAATATCGGCGTATGGCATCAATGCGGTTTAAATACCATTCTCTGGTATATCCGCGGTTCATGGCCTTAAGTATTTTGGTGCTTCCCGATTGAACAGGCAGATGAATGTGTTTGCAGATGTTGGGGTGATTGGCCATCGTTTTCAACACCTGATCCGAAAGATCTTTCGGATGAGAAGTGGCAAAACGTATGCGCATTTCGGGATCTATGCCGGCCACTTGTTCCAGAAGCTCTGCGAATCGTTGAGTACCTTCTTCAT
Above is a genomic segment from Bacteroidales bacterium containing:
- a CDS encoding carboxymuconolactone decarboxylase family protein, whose translation is MTDRPKEFREYREKMNHKLQQTDNKVIKRIMNLDTNAYMSGALNSETKEMLGLVASMVLRCDDCISYHLEQCHKEGISNEAMYEIFSIANLVGGTIVIPHTRRALEYWEALNEESR
- the miaB gene encoding tRNA (N6-isopentenyl adenosine(37)-C2)-methylthiotransferase MiaB; translated protein: MSASKPKKFYIETYGCQMNVADSEVVKSIMNEEGYELTQNMTQADVILVNTCSIRENAEQRVWGRLNVFRQMKEQKPDIKVGVIGCMAERLKEKLIDREKSVDLILGPDAYRSLPNILETVDSGQKGVNTILSREETYGDIAPVRTDKNNLSAFISIMRGCNNMCSYCIVPFVRGRERSRDPETIYSEVHDLSQKGYREITLIGQNVDSYKWKHEEGTQRFAELLEQVAGIDPEMRIRFATSHPKDLSDQVLKTMANHPNICKHIHLPVQSGSTKILKAMNRGYTREWYLNRIDAIRRYLPDAEITTDIMAGFCTETEEDHKATLSLMEYVNYDFAYMFKYSERPGTRAARKMEDDVPEDTKKRRLNEIIELQNQIGSVNKKKSTGNNFTVLVEGTSKKSNDEYFGRNSQNQVVVFPKDGLKPGDFAKIRIEDSTPATLRGKVIED
- the aspS gene encoding aspartate--tRNA ligase is translated as MYRTHTCGELRIEEAGQEVTLTGWVQRIRELGGMTFITLRDRYGITQLVFDEHTPEAIASKLKELGREYIIRVTGKVLERTSKNPKMPTGDIEVSASELEIVNRSEVPPFTIENETDGGEELRMKYRYLDLRRAVLKNNMMLRHRMAQEIRKYLDEQSFLEVETPFLIKSTPEGARDFVVPSRMNPGEFYALPQSPQTFKQLLMIAGYDKYFQIVKCFRDEDLRADRQPEFTQLDCEMTFVDQEDVLNTFEGLAKHLLQVINNYNYDESFPRITYDDAMNYYGTDKPDLRFDMKISDITGIVQGKGFKVFDNAEYVGGINAKGCASYSRKQLDELTAFVQKPQVGAKGLVYVKYNEDGTLKSSVDKFFGQEDLKKWAEAMSACPGDLLLILAGERVNTLTALGILRLEIGNRLGLRDPEKYAPAWVVDFPLLEWDEEESRYVAMHHPFTSPKDEDIPLYDSDPGKMRANAYDFVINGAEIGGGSIRIHDRKLQEKMFYTLGISKEEANEKFGFLLDAFRYGAPPHGGIAFGFDRWCAVMGGSDSIRDFIAFPKNNSGRDLMINTPSRISPEQLKELHIQIMESNDKK
- a CDS encoding STAS domain-containing protein, with the translated sequence MLEVEQYNNKYYLSFGEIDKFNVYNAKQVEQELMEYVKKPEVNVILNLDNVSFIDSYAFETLLNVLRNAKINNTNFELAHVSHGAMELIKVMQLDNVFNIKANNHN